A genomic window from Variovorax paradoxus includes:
- a CDS encoding DUF6600 domain-containing protein produces the protein MSQPALSMLYAPRRWLLGLALLCVGLAANAQQDPPGRVARLNFQQGTVSFAPAGEDSWYDAQPNRPITTGDRLWTDRNARAELYIGSAALRLDGQTHVEFSELDDDTARITSNQGNLQLRVRDELAGQRVEVDTGNLAVVIDEPGEYRIASDPAAGTTWVAVASGRVTLYGDNGQSQSLGARQQLTVSGRDLSAVGGAPQQTGGFEAWVAERNRLEDQSVSARYVSREVVGYQQLDNYGDWQSDATYGDVWFPRNVDADWAPYRDGQWVNVAPWGLTWVDAAPWGFAPFHYGRWARVGPRWGWVPGRPNGRPVYSPALVGFVGGGANAGVQIGNGRNGVGWFPLAPGEQWRPGYHASQRYMDQVNRMAIYNRQARNDFYANQQMPGAVTVLPADRFGRGTFGRRDLVRLPDDRFSRGPVAPSPGIAINGFGGGFGRPAAVMPPAAALMARQQQQVQLQQAQQQQLMQQRAAQAAQIQQQQQLQQQQQMEWQRQQGGRQQQEWRQQQDWRAQQDWRQRGEQERWQQQQQQQLQAQQQQALRQQQEMQQRAAQAQAQQQQQLLQQQQMQQMQLQQQRAAQQQALAQQQMLRQQQEMQLRAAQAQQQVQAQQQAQQNAMRQAQEAQLRALQQQRGIAPQPQPQGQRSDDPRRLWTSPDSR, from the coding sequence ATGAGCCAACCCGCCCTTTCCATGCTTTACGCCCCGCGCCGATGGCTGCTCGGCCTGGCCCTGCTGTGCGTCGGCCTCGCGGCCAACGCGCAGCAGGACCCGCCGGGCCGCGTCGCCCGCCTCAACTTCCAGCAGGGCACGGTGAGCTTCGCGCCTGCCGGCGAAGACAGCTGGTACGACGCGCAGCCCAACCGCCCCATCACCACCGGCGACCGCCTCTGGACCGACCGCAACGCGCGGGCCGAGCTGTACATCGGCTCGGCGGCACTGCGGCTCGACGGGCAGACGCACGTGGAGTTTTCCGAACTCGACGACGACACGGCGCGCATCACATCGAACCAGGGCAACCTGCAGCTGCGCGTGCGCGACGAGCTCGCGGGCCAGCGCGTAGAGGTCGACACCGGCAACCTCGCGGTGGTGATCGACGAGCCGGGCGAATACCGAATCGCATCCGATCCGGCTGCCGGCACCACCTGGGTGGCGGTGGCCTCGGGCCGCGTCACGCTCTACGGCGACAACGGCCAGTCGCAATCGCTGGGCGCGCGGCAGCAGCTCACCGTGTCGGGCCGCGACCTTTCGGCCGTGGGCGGGGCGCCGCAACAGACCGGCGGTTTTGAAGCCTGGGTGGCCGAGCGCAACCGCCTCGAAGACCAGTCGGTTTCCGCGCGTTATGTGTCGCGCGAGGTGGTCGGCTACCAGCAGCTCGACAACTACGGCGACTGGCAAAGCGACGCCACGTATGGCGACGTCTGGTTCCCGCGCAACGTCGATGCCGACTGGGCGCCGTACCGTGACGGCCAATGGGTCAACGTCGCGCCCTGGGGACTTACCTGGGTCGACGCCGCGCCGTGGGGCTTCGCGCCCTTCCACTACGGCCGCTGGGCGCGCGTGGGTCCGCGCTGGGGCTGGGTGCCGGGGCGCCCGAACGGGCGGCCGGTGTATTCGCCGGCGCTGGTCGGCTTCGTGGGTGGCGGTGCCAACGCGGGCGTGCAGATCGGCAACGGCCGCAACGGCGTGGGCTGGTTCCCGCTGGCCCCGGGCGAGCAATGGCGCCCCGGCTACCACGCGAGCCAGCGCTATATGGACCAGGTGAACCGCATGGCCATCTACAACCGGCAGGCCCGCAACGACTTCTATGCCAACCAGCAGATGCCGGGCGCCGTGACCGTGCTGCCCGCCGACCGCTTCGGCCGCGGCACCTTCGGGCGGCGCGACCTGGTGCGGCTGCCCGACGACCGCTTCTCGCGCGGACCGGTGGCGCCCAGCCCGGGCATCGCCATCAACGGCTTCGGCGGCGGCTTCGGCCGGCCCGCCGCCGTGATGCCGCCGGCTGCGGCGCTGATGGCGCGGCAGCAACAGCAAGTCCAGCTCCAGCAGGCGCAACAGCAGCAGTTGATGCAGCAACGCGCGGCGCAGGCCGCACAGATCCAACAACAGCAGCAGCTGCAGCAACAACAGCAGATGGAATGGCAGCGCCAGCAGGGCGGGCGTCAGCAACAGGAATGGCGCCAACAGCAGGATTGGCGGGCACAACAAGACTGGCGCCAGCGCGGCGAGCAGGAGCGCTGGCAACAGCAACAGCAGCAACAACTGCAGGCCCAGCAGCAACAGGCGCTGCGTCAACAGCAGGAAATGCAGCAGCGCGCCGCACAGGCGCAAGCCCAGCAGCAGCAACAATTGCTTCAACAACAGCAAATGCAGCAGATGCAGCTCCAGCAACAGCGCGCGGCCCAACAGCAGGCCTTGGCCCAGCAACAGATGCTTCGCCAGCAACAGGAAATGCAGTTGCGCGCCGCGCAGGCGCAGCAACAGGTGCAAGCCCAGCAGCAGGCCCAGCAGAACGCGATGCGCCAGGCGCAGGAGGCCCAGCTGCGTGCACTCCAGCAGCAGCGCGGCATCGCGCCCCAACCGCAGCCGCAAGGCCAGCGCAGCGACGATCCGCGCAGGCTCTGGACCTCGCCGGACTCGCGCTGA
- a CDS encoding PEP/pyruvate-binding domain-containing protein, producing the protein MKNQKNACRTSVARSRNNSVTALCLVALATFAAMPATAIAQLARKPSYYQQQNQPQPEGPAAQLVPRPAVPSSLPALRGQGDFDQMARVYDAGTPMQLAHVLFAIDRQARPARMYYIDTPRYQLHVRFLRDTRLASSTAKREIDRNYLVPDRRFLFGTLSWQQNIGTFTYEFWEGDRLTAPLLRQADEQVKASFFAPVKFKTNSTLHERVAKEAGIDSVSQEALIREQPFLPMNLGTATGRVRIVDDESGINALLPDDIAVLRQVPISLPPVAGVLTERPSTALSHVNLLAKGWGIPNAYVRDAATVLKAHAGQWVALKVAASGYQVRLLTPEEIAALPPRAARTASTGATPGSARAIKPDLRETRLLPLASLRARNNAQCGTKAANLGAMLAAHIPGTSVPDGFCIPFAHYDRFMRANGLAERIVRMQQQPGFASDPKIRQKALAQLRDEIVQWPVNAAAAAAWRAAWQSQLGGGGVFVRSSSNSEDLPGFSGAGLYTTVPNVKTGDALEVAVKKVWASVFNPEAWEARSAAGFGAESVLMGVFVQTAIDSTNAGVMITRDPFDAGHPHVTYISAKRGIGIRVVEGQRVAEQVMYSSWSKAIQVLSRSAEETSLQLDKEGGVKEVPVEAGRNVLTDELVVRLANVGAAVKRTFNAVDQDIEWATVGDRIVLLQARPYVERRR; encoded by the coding sequence ATGAAAAACCAGAAAAACGCATGCCGCACAAGCGTCGCGCGCTCCCGAAACAATAGCGTGACTGCGTTGTGCCTCGTGGCCTTGGCGACCTTTGCGGCCATGCCCGCGACCGCCATTGCTCAGCTGGCGCGCAAGCCGTCTTACTACCAGCAGCAGAACCAGCCGCAGCCCGAAGGCCCGGCCGCGCAGCTCGTGCCGCGCCCCGCGGTGCCGTCGTCGCTGCCCGCGCTGCGCGGCCAAGGCGACTTCGACCAGATGGCGCGCGTCTACGACGCCGGCACGCCCATGCAGCTCGCGCACGTTCTGTTCGCCATCGACCGGCAAGCCAGGCCGGCGCGCATGTACTACATCGACACGCCGCGCTATCAACTGCACGTGCGCTTCCTGCGCGACACCCGGCTGGCGTCGAGCACCGCCAAGCGCGAGATCGACCGCAACTACCTCGTGCCCGACCGACGCTTCCTGTTCGGCACGCTGAGCTGGCAGCAGAACATCGGCACCTTCACCTACGAGTTCTGGGAGGGCGACCGGCTCACTGCGCCGCTGCTGCGGCAGGCCGACGAGCAGGTCAAGGCCAGCTTCTTCGCGCCGGTGAAGTTCAAGACCAACTCCACGCTGCACGAACGCGTGGCGAAGGAAGCCGGCATCGACTCCGTGAGCCAGGAGGCGCTGATCCGCGAGCAGCCCTTCCTGCCGATGAACCTGGGCACCGCCACCGGCCGCGTGCGCATCGTGGACGACGAATCCGGCATCAACGCGCTGCTGCCCGACGACATCGCCGTGCTGCGGCAGGTGCCGATCAGCCTGCCGCCGGTGGCGGGCGTGCTGACCGAGCGGCCCTCGACCGCGCTCTCGCACGTCAACCTGCTGGCCAAGGGCTGGGGCATTCCGAACGCTTATGTACGCGACGCCGCCACGGTGCTGAAAGCGCACGCGGGCCAATGGGTCGCGTTGAAGGTGGCTGCCTCGGGCTACCAGGTGCGCCTCCTTACGCCTGAAGAGATCGCGGCGCTGCCACCGCGCGCCGCGCGCACAGCGTCCACCGGCGCCACGCCCGGCAGCGCGCGCGCCATCAAACCCGACCTGCGCGAAACCCGCCTGCTGCCGCTGGCGTCACTGCGCGCGCGCAACAACGCGCAGTGCGGCACCAAGGCCGCGAACCTCGGGGCCATGCTGGCCGCGCACATTCCGGGTACCTCGGTGCCCGACGGTTTCTGCATTCCGTTCGCGCACTACGATCGCTTCATGCGCGCCAACGGCCTTGCCGAGCGCATCGTGCGCATGCAGCAGCAGCCCGGCTTCGCAAGCGACCCGAAGATTCGCCAGAAAGCGCTGGCCCAACTGCGCGACGAGATCGTGCAATGGCCAGTCAATGCCGCCGCCGCGGCGGCATGGCGCGCCGCGTGGCAGTCGCAGCTGGGCGGTGGCGGCGTGTTCGTGCGCAGCTCGTCCAACTCCGAAGACCTGCCCGGCTTCAGCGGCGCGGGGCTCTACACCACGGTGCCCAACGTCAAGACCGGCGACGCGCTCGAAGTTGCGGTGAAGAAGGTCTGGGCCTCGGTCTTCAACCCCGAAGCCTGGGAAGCTCGCAGCGCCGCGGGCTTCGGCGCCGAATCGGTGTTGATGGGCGTGTTCGTGCAGACCGCCATCGACTCGACCAACGCCGGCGTGATGATCACCCGCGACCCGTTCGACGCGGGGCATCCGCACGTCACCTACATCTCGGCCAAGCGCGGCATCGGCATCCGCGTGGTCGAGGGGCAGCGCGTGGCGGAGCAGGTGATGTATTCGAGCTGGTCGAAGGCGATCCAGGTGCTGAGCCGGTCGGCCGAGGAAACCTCGCTGCAGCTCGACAAGGAGGGCGGGGTGAAAGAGGTGCCGGTGGAAGCCGGGCGCAACGTACTGACCGATGAGCTGGTGGTGCGCCTGGCGAACGTGGGCGCTGCGGTGAAGCGCACGTTCAACGCGGTCGATCAGGACATCGAGTGGGCCACCGTGGGCGACCGTATCGTGCTGCTGCAGGCGCGGCCGTATGTGGAGCGGCGGCGCTGA
- a CDS encoding TRAP transporter large permease, producing MSEPALGLLMLGLIVVVIMLGFPTAFTLMGLGMFFGFIAFYDPASPWLDNKVFDLMVQRAFGAMTNETLLSIPLFVLMGYVMERGALVDKMFHSVQLAFRRVPGSLAVTTLIVCTFWGIASGLVGAVVVLMGVIAMRPMLNAGYDTRLAAGVITAGGTLGILIPPSVMIIVYAAVAGQSVVKLYAAAMFPGFFLAFLYLLYVIGWAVLQPKVAPKLPPDQQRAPVTPWVAHIAASYSPRMLPALFAAVVSPARAMRGAAEGVRITWWLLLRSLLNALVPLALAVATLGSVWWYVTIYSQKDNNAPVVAQQQSTQKAEAPAAAASPEASGTGLAEPPTSDEPKESASEGSLQEPPGGVEEPPGSEAPSAPPAAEGGLQQLGEAVDAPKTAAVPEAFYTGFLLASLFTLALLAWYYWRMDAEQFEILRMLVSSVMPLATLTLVVLGVILFGITTATESAAVGAAGAFLMAWQAGTLDFKKTKEAVFLTLKTTSMVCWLFVGSALFSAVFALLGGQRIIEEWVMGMNLTPLQFLLLSQAIIFVLGWPLEWTEIIVIFVPIFLPLLAHFQIDPLLFGVLVFVNLQAAFLSPPVAMSAFYLKGVSPPHVTINQIFAGMMPYMLIVILCMVFMYIWPGLTLWLPQYLYG from the coding sequence ATGAGCGAACCCGCACTCGGCCTCCTGATGCTCGGGCTGATCGTGGTCGTGATCATGCTCGGCTTTCCCACGGCGTTCACGCTGATGGGCCTTGGCATGTTCTTCGGCTTCATCGCCTTCTACGACCCCGCTTCGCCCTGGCTCGACAACAAGGTCTTCGACCTGATGGTGCAGCGCGCCTTCGGCGCCATGACCAACGAGACGCTTCTCTCGATACCGCTGTTCGTGCTGATGGGCTACGTGATGGAACGCGGCGCGCTGGTGGACAAGATGTTCCACAGCGTGCAGCTCGCGTTCCGCCGCGTGCCTGGCTCTCTCGCGGTGACAACGCTGATCGTCTGCACCTTCTGGGGCATCGCGAGCGGCCTGGTCGGCGCGGTGGTGGTGCTGATGGGCGTGATCGCGATGCGGCCGATGCTCAACGCGGGCTACGACACGCGGCTCGCGGCCGGCGTGATCACGGCCGGCGGCACGCTCGGCATTCTCATTCCGCCCTCGGTGATGATCATCGTGTACGCGGCGGTGGCCGGGCAGTCGGTGGTGAAGCTCTATGCAGCCGCCATGTTCCCGGGCTTCTTCCTCGCGTTTCTCTACCTGCTCTACGTGATCGGCTGGGCCGTGCTGCAGCCGAAGGTGGCGCCCAAGCTGCCGCCTGACCAGCAACGCGCGCCGGTCACGCCGTGGGTTGCGCACATCGCGGCCAGCTATTCGCCGCGCATGCTGCCGGCGCTGTTCGCGGCCGTGGTGTCGCCTGCGCGTGCCATGCGCGGTGCGGCGGAAGGCGTACGCATCACCTGGTGGCTGCTGCTGCGCAGCCTGCTGAATGCGCTGGTGCCGCTGGCGCTCGCAGTTGCGACGCTGGGCTCGGTGTGGTGGTACGTGACGATCTACTCGCAGAAGGACAACAACGCGCCGGTGGTGGCGCAGCAGCAGTCGACGCAGAAGGCCGAAGCCCCGGCTGCTGCTGCATCGCCCGAGGCCTCCGGCACTGGGCTCGCCGAGCCACCCACGTCCGACGAACCGAAAGAGTCCGCATCGGAAGGCAGCCTGCAAGAGCCTCCCGGCGGTGTCGAGGAACCACCCGGCAGCGAAGCCCCTTCAGCACCGCCTGCTGCGGAAGGCGGCCTGCAACAACTTGGCGAAGCCGTCGATGCACCGAAAACCGCCGCAGTGCCCGAAGCCTTCTACACGGGCTTCCTGCTCGCCAGCCTCTTCACGCTCGCGCTGCTCGCCTGGTACTACTGGCGCATGGATGCCGAGCAGTTCGAAATCCTGCGCATGCTGGTGTCGTCGGTGATGCCGCTGGCCACGCTGACACTGGTGGTGCTGGGCGTGATCTTGTTCGGCATTACCACCGCCACGGAATCGGCCGCGGTCGGCGCGGCCGGCGCCTTTCTCATGGCCTGGCAGGCCGGCACACTCGACTTCAAGAAGACCAAGGAGGCCGTGTTCCTCACGCTCAAGACCACCTCGATGGTCTGCTGGCTCTTCGTGGGCTCGGCGCTGTTCTCGGCGGTGTTCGCGCTGCTGGGCGGGCAGCGCATCATCGAGGAATGGGTGATGGGCATGAACCTCACGCCCTTGCAGTTTCTGCTGTTGTCGCAGGCGATCATCTTCGTGCTGGGCTGGCCGCTGGAGTGGACCGAGATCATCGTGATCTTCGTGCCCATCTTCCTGCCGCTGCTCGCGCACTTCCAGATCGACCCGCTGCTGTTCGGCGTGCTGGTGTTCGTGAACCTGCAGGCAGCGTTCCTCTCGCCGCCGGTGGCGATGTCGGCCTTCTATCTGAAAGGAGTGTCGCCACCGCACGTGACGATCAACCAGATCTTCGCGGGGATGATGCCGTACATGCTGATCGTGATCCTGTGCATGGTGTTCATGTACATCTGGCCGGGGCTGACGCTTTGGCTGCCGCAGTATCTGTACGGGTGA
- the gorA gene encoding glutathione-disulfide reductase: MPTFDFDLFVIGGGSGGVRAARMAAHTGARVAIAEAAELGGTCVNVGCIPKKLYSYAAGYAESFEEAAGFGWKLHGAPQFDWAHLKSQRAKEITRLNGIYASLLKNSGVTLVTGWAQLVDAHTVEIDGQRHTARHLLVATGGTPFVPDIPGREHIVTSDAMFDLDPFPKRLLVVGGGYIACEFASIFNGLGSKVTQLHRRAHLLTGFDDDVRQFLANEMGKAGVDVRLNCEAASVTRGPNGLTVTLARGQQIEADTVLFATGRVPNTQGLGLEAAGVKLDERGAIAVDAHYRSSVPSIYAVGDVSTRVQLTPVALAEAMVVVDELFGKGKRRLDYEFIPTAVFTHPNIGTCGYSELDARAKFGDVTVFSSEFKSLRHTLSGRSERTFMKLIVDKASDRVVGLHMVGADAGEVVQGFAVAMRAGATKALFDSTVGIHPTAAEEFVTMREPMPG, encoded by the coding sequence ATGCCCACATTCGACTTCGATCTCTTCGTCATCGGCGGCGGCAGCGGGGGCGTTCGCGCCGCTCGCATGGCGGCGCACACCGGCGCCCGCGTTGCCATCGCCGAGGCCGCCGAACTCGGTGGCACCTGCGTCAACGTGGGCTGCATTCCGAAGAAGCTCTACAGCTATGCGGCCGGCTATGCCGAATCCTTCGAGGAAGCCGCGGGCTTCGGCTGGAAGCTGCACGGGGCGCCGCAGTTCGACTGGGCGCACCTCAAGTCGCAGCGCGCAAAAGAGATCACGCGGCTCAACGGCATCTACGCCTCGCTGCTTAAGAACTCGGGCGTCACGCTCGTCACCGGATGGGCGCAACTGGTCGATGCCCACACGGTCGAAATCGATGGCCAGCGCCACACCGCGCGCCACCTGCTGGTCGCCACCGGCGGCACGCCCTTCGTGCCCGACATTCCAGGCCGCGAGCACATCGTGACCTCCGACGCGATGTTCGACCTCGACCCGTTCCCCAAGCGCCTGCTGGTGGTGGGCGGCGGCTACATCGCCTGCGAATTCGCGTCGATCTTCAACGGGCTGGGTTCCAAGGTCACGCAGCTGCACCGCCGCGCGCACCTGCTCACCGGCTTCGACGACGACGTGCGGCAGTTCCTGGCGAACGAAATGGGAAAGGCCGGCGTCGACGTGCGGCTGAACTGCGAAGCCGCCTCGGTCACGCGCGGACCGAACGGACTCACGGTCACGCTGGCGCGCGGCCAGCAGATCGAGGCCGACACGGTGCTCTTTGCCACCGGCCGCGTGCCCAACACGCAGGGGCTCGGCCTCGAAGCAGCGGGAGTGAAGCTCGACGAGCGCGGCGCGATCGCGGTCGATGCGCACTACCGCAGCTCGGTGCCGTCGATCTACGCGGTGGGCGACGTGTCCACGCGCGTGCAGCTCACGCCAGTGGCACTGGCCGAAGCGATGGTGGTGGTCGACGAGCTCTTCGGCAAGGGCAAGCGCCGGCTCGACTACGAGTTCATTCCCACTGCCGTGTTCACGCACCCGAACATCGGCACCTGCGGCTACAGCGAGCTCGACGCGCGCGCGAAGTTCGGCGATGTCACCGTGTTCTCGAGCGAGTTCAAGTCGCTGCGCCACACGCTGTCGGGCCGCAGCGAGCGCACGTTCATGAAGCTGATCGTGGACAAGGCGAGCGACCGCGTGGTGGGCCTGCACATGGTGGGCGCGGATGCGGGCGAAGTGGTGCAGGGCTTCGCGGTGGCAATGCGCGCGGGCGCAACGAAGGCGCTGTTCGACAGCACCGTGGGCATCCACCCCACGGCCGCCGAAGAGTTCGTGACGATGCGCGAACCGATGCCCGGCTAG
- a CDS encoding TRAP transporter small permease subunit encodes MTIQRFLHTVDRFSMVVGKTFSWLIVALMLLVCGEVFKRYALNAPTAWIFDANNMLYGTLFMMGGAYTLSQAGHVRGDFFYGSMKPRTQAALDLVLFALFFLPGVVALTWSGWTYFGESLAMHEQTFNADPIPVYPFKFVIPVAGAVLLLQGIAEMVRCALCLKTGVWTPRLKDAEEMDVVGEQLAGSSYVDEADKREVIDKAKAIEQAAQQRKSDSTGGAA; translated from the coding sequence ATGACCATCCAACGCTTCCTCCACACCGTCGACCGCTTCAGCATGGTCGTGGGCAAGACCTTCTCGTGGCTCATCGTGGCGCTGATGCTGCTGGTGTGCGGCGAGGTGTTCAAGCGCTATGCGCTCAACGCGCCCACCGCCTGGATCTTCGACGCCAACAACATGCTCTACGGCACGCTCTTCATGATGGGCGGCGCCTACACGCTCTCGCAGGCGGGGCACGTGCGCGGCGATTTTTTCTACGGCAGCATGAAGCCGCGCACGCAGGCCGCGCTCGATCTCGTGCTGTTCGCGCTCTTCTTCCTGCCCGGCGTGGTGGCACTCACCTGGTCGGGCTGGACCTACTTCGGCGAATCGCTGGCAATGCACGAGCAGACCTTCAACGCCGACCCGATTCCGGTGTACCCGTTCAAGTTCGTGATCCCCGTGGCCGGCGCGGTGCTGCTGCTGCAGGGCATCGCGGAGATGGTGCGCTGTGCGCTGTGCCTGAAGACCGGCGTGTGGACACCCCGCCTGAAGGACGCGGAAGAAATGGACGTGGTCGGCGAACAGCTCGCCGGCAGCAGCTACGTCGATGAAGCCGACAAGCGCGAGGTGATCGACAAGGCCAAGGCCATCGAGCAGGCTGCGCAGCAGCGCAAGAGCGACTCGACCGGAGGTGCGGCATGA
- a CDS encoding ketopantoate reductase family protein — protein sequence MKVAVMGAGAVGCYYGAMLARAGHEVVLIGRPSHVEAVNAKGLRLETKAFDEFVKVAASTEADAVQGADLVLFCVKSTDSESAAAQIKPHLAPHALVLTLQNGVDNDERVRSVLPSNGVAAAVVYVATEMAGPGHVKHHGRGELVIAPSRMSEQVAQHLVAAGVPTQISGNVRGSLWAKLILNCAYNALSAVTQLPYGVLAKGTGVTDVIRDVVAECLAVAKAEGVEVPGDTDAAVRGIAQSMPSQYSSTAQDLARGKLSEIDHLNGLVVRRGEALGVPTPANRVLFVMVKLLEGKQQAVRG from the coding sequence ATGAAAGTCGCAGTCATGGGCGCCGGCGCAGTCGGCTGCTACTACGGGGCCATGCTGGCGCGCGCCGGGCATGAGGTGGTGCTGATCGGTCGGCCTTCGCACGTGGAGGCCGTCAACGCCAAGGGGCTCAGGCTGGAGACCAAGGCTTTCGACGAATTCGTGAAGGTGGCTGCGAGCACCGAGGCCGACGCGGTGCAGGGCGCAGACCTCGTGCTGTTCTGCGTGAAGTCGACCGACAGCGAATCGGCCGCCGCGCAGATCAAGCCGCATCTCGCGCCCCATGCGCTGGTGCTCACGCTGCAGAACGGCGTGGACAACGACGAGCGTGTGCGCTCGGTGCTGCCGTCGAACGGGGTTGCCGCGGCGGTCGTCTACGTGGCGACCGAGATGGCGGGGCCGGGCCATGTGAAGCACCACGGGCGCGGCGAGCTGGTGATCGCGCCTTCGCGCATGAGCGAACAGGTGGCGCAGCATCTCGTTGCCGCAGGCGTGCCCACGCAGATATCGGGCAACGTGCGCGGCTCGCTGTGGGCCAAGCTGATCCTCAACTGCGCCTACAACGCGCTCTCGGCCGTCACGCAGCTGCCCTACGGCGTGCTCGCAAAGGGCACGGGCGTGACCGACGTGATCCGCGACGTGGTGGCCGAATGCCTCGCTGTCGCGAAGGCCGAAGGCGTCGAAGTGCCCGGCGATACCGACGCCGCCGTGCGCGGCATCGCGCAGAGCATGCCCTCGCAGTATTCGTCGACCGCGCAAGATCTTGCGCGCGGCAAGCTCAGCGAGATCGACCACCTCAACGGACTGGTCGTGCGGCGCGGCGAGGCACTGGGCGTGCCCACGCCGGCCAACCGCGTGCTGTTCGTGATGGTGAAGCTGCTTGAAGGCAAGCAGCAGGCGGTGCGCGGCTAG
- a CDS encoding TRAP transporter substrate-binding protein: protein MTDSKSPRRRNLLKGAAVAAGAMSVPMVSVAQTTSLRFQSTWPAKDIFHEYANDFAKKVNDMAGGRLKIEVLPSGAVVPAFQLLEAVNKGTLDGGHGVVAYHYGKNSALALWGSGPGFGMDANTVLAWHNYGGGKALLEEIYKSLNMEVVSYLYGPMPTQPLGWFKKPVAKVEDMKGLKFRTVGLAVDMFTEMGTAVNPLPGGEIVPALDRGLIDAAEFNNASSDRTLGFPDVVKNCMLQSFHQSGEQFEVLFNKGKYSALSQELRSIIDYAVQAASADMSWKAVQRNSQDYADMKKAGIKFYKTPGAVLRAQLAAWDKTVAKKAEENPLFKKVLESQRVFAERALQWQNDYGVDFKMAYNHYFSKKKA from the coding sequence ATGACAGACAGCAAATCACCCCGCCGCCGCAACCTCCTCAAGGGTGCAGCCGTGGCCGCAGGCGCCATGTCGGTGCCGATGGTCAGCGTGGCCCAGACCACATCCTTGCGCTTCCAGAGCACCTGGCCCGCCAAGGACATCTTCCACGAGTACGCCAACGACTTCGCCAAGAAGGTCAATGACATGGCCGGCGGGCGCCTCAAGATCGAAGTGCTGCCCTCGGGCGCCGTGGTGCCCGCCTTCCAGCTGCTGGAGGCGGTGAACAAGGGCACGCTCGACGGCGGCCATGGCGTGGTGGCCTACCACTACGGCAAGAACTCGGCGCTCGCGCTGTGGGGCTCGGGCCCGGGCTTCGGCATGGACGCCAACACCGTGCTGGCCTGGCACAACTACGGTGGCGGCAAGGCGCTGCTCGAGGAGATCTACAAGAGCCTGAACATGGAAGTGGTGTCGTACCTCTACGGCCCCATGCCCACGCAGCCGTTGGGCTGGTTCAAGAAGCCGGTGGCCAAGGTCGAGGATATGAAGGGCCTGAAGTTTCGCACCGTCGGGCTCGCGGTCGACATGTTCACCGAGATGGGCACGGCGGTGAACCCGCTGCCCGGCGGCGAGATCGTGCCCGCGCTGGACCGTGGGCTGATCGACGCGGCCGAGTTCAACAACGCATCGAGCGACCGCACGCTGGGCTTCCCCGACGTGGTGAAGAACTGCATGCTGCAGAGCTTCCACCAGTCGGGCGAGCAGTTCGAGGTGCTGTTCAACAAGGGCAAGTACAGCGCGCTGTCGCAGGAGCTGCGCTCGATCATCGACTACGCGGTGCAGGCCGCGAGCGCCGACATGAGCTGGAAGGCGGTGCAGCGCAACTCGCAGGACTATGCCGACATGAAGAAGGCCGGCATCAAGTTCTACAAGACGCCCGGCGCCGTGCTGCGCGCGCAGCTCGCGGCCTGGGACAAGACCGTGGCGAAGAAGGCCGAGGAGAACCCGCTGTTCAAGAAGGTGCTGGAGTCGCAGCGCGTGTTCGCCGAGCGTGCGCTGCAGTGGCAGAACGACTACGGGGTGGACTTCAAGATGGCCTACAACCACTACTTCAGTAAAAAGAAGGCCTGA
- a CDS encoding LysM peptidoglycan-binding domain-containing protein: MLERFQEQTKRQGDRMTEAAHRARHTESRHATPKPKSGFEKWQDDIGKSDDSWDVYDCEIQLAVNEFNRHLSGKAGYTPLNWQLVKAMVWVETGANKELWKSNPIQIGMYNDPGLSDLLAKDKGGELILPPQMNLSANRVRAEPAQNIRAGIGYLLMRSASFETRSVTDADIRIYEATVQPGDTIEKIAKARGSTVEVMKKMNPSAHVLRPGQTLNYRKASMQKVITRWMPLTSMTVANRYNTGDPRYSQKLDYAINVIQQRDAAACK; encoded by the coding sequence ATGCTCGAACGCTTTCAAGAGCAAACCAAAAGACAGGGGGATCGAATGACCGAAGCCGCACACCGAGCGCGCCATACGGAGAGCAGGCACGCCACGCCCAAGCCAAAGTCCGGTTTTGAAAAGTGGCAGGACGACATCGGCAAATCGGATGACAGTTGGGACGTCTACGACTGCGAAATCCAGTTGGCAGTCAACGAGTTCAATCGCCATCTTTCCGGCAAGGCAGGCTACACACCGCTGAATTGGCAACTCGTCAAGGCGATGGTGTGGGTAGAGACGGGTGCCAACAAGGAGCTGTGGAAATCCAACCCCATCCAGATCGGGATGTACAACGATCCGGGCCTGAGCGATCTCCTGGCAAAGGACAAGGGCGGCGAGCTGATATTGCCGCCGCAGATGAACCTGTCGGCCAATCGCGTCCGAGCCGAACCGGCACAGAACATTCGCGCGGGCATTGGCTATCTGCTCATGCGCTCGGCCAGCTTCGAAACCCGCAGCGTTACCGATGCGGACATCAGGATTTACGAAGCCACAGTCCAGCCGGGCGACACCATCGAGAAGATTGCCAAGGCTCGAGGCAGCACCGTCGAGGTCATGAAGAAGATGAATCCATCTGCCCATGTACTTCGACCCGGGCAGACTTTAAATTACCGGAAGGCTTCCATGCAGAAGGTCATCACGCGGTGGATGCCTTTGACTTCAATGACGGTAGCGAACCGGTACAACACGGGAGATCCCCGATATTCCCAAAAACTTGACTATGCGATCAACGTGATCCAACAACGCGATGCCGCCGCATGCAAATGA